The nucleotide sequence TGCCAACCAGTACTACTTCCAGGGGCTGGCGCGAATGAACACCGGTCACTGGCAGGAGGCCGAAGCACCGCTGCGAAAGGCGGTGGAGATCTGGCCGCGGGAAGCAAACTTCCACCAGGCGCTGGGTATGGCGCTGAGGCGACTGGGCAAGGACGACGAGGCGCGCCGAGAGTTGGAAATCGCGCTCCGGTTGAACCCGGCCTCGAGCGCGCGCCAGCAGCTGAACGAAATCGAGCGAGGGATTCCCGCTGCTCGCTAGAGAGGGCATCAACCTGCCAGCACGGTCGAAGCGCGAAACAAACCCATCGCCGTCGCCCGGTGACACGCGAGTCCTGTGGCTGGCGCTGCTGCTGCTGGTGACGGCGCTCAGCTACGCCGCCAGCCTGCGCTTCGAGTTCGTCTTTGACGACCACCTGAGCATCGAGCGGAACCCGCTTCTCAACTCCTGGCGGAACGTCCCGCGATTCTTCAGCGAACATTTCTGGAGCCACGTAGAGGGTGTTCCGCCGCGCTTTTACCGGCCACTGCTGCTGTTGTGGTTTCTGGTGAACCGCAGCGTGTTCGGGCTGCACCCGGCGTGGTTCCATGCCACCACCGTGCTCATGCATCTGCTGGCCGTCGCGCTGGTGTACGCCCTGGCGGCGCGGTTGTTGCAAGACCGGCGAGCGGCACTGGTGGCGGCCGCCGTGTTCGCCCTGCATCCGACCCGCGTGGAGAGCGTGGCGTGGATCTCCGGGGTGGCCGATCCGCTGCTGGCCGTGTGCTTTGTGGGCGCGTTCCTCTGCTATCTGAATTCCCGGGAAGCTCCGGCAAGGCGCGCAACCTGGAGGGCATTGGCGCTGCTGCTGTTTGCCGGAGCGCTCGCCGCCAAAGAGATTGCGGTGGTTTTGCCGGCACTGGTTTTCCTGCACGCCTGCTTCACCGAGGAATCCACGCGCCGGGCGAAGATGGTGGCAGGCGCCAAGGCCATGTTTCCTTATCTGGCGTTGGCAATTGGGTTCGTGGTGATCCGGGCGAAGGCGCTGGGAGGATGGGTAGCGGCGTCTTCCATCTCTACCGGCACCGCAATGCTGACCGCCCCACGACTGCTGGCCTTCTACCTGAGACTGCTGCTGTGGCCGGTGGGACTGAGTCCCTACTATGACCTTGAGTACGTGGACCATGTGGGACCTGCTTTCCTGGTTCCGCTGGCCGTGGTCGGGCTGTGCGGTGCGGGAATCGGATGGTGGTGGATGCGCGGGCGCGATTGGCGGGTGGCCTGGGCTGCTTCTTGGGGACTGCTGGCGTTGCTGCCCGCGCTCAACGCGCGCTTCGTCAATGAGAACGAACTGGTTCACGACCGCTACCTCTATCTTGGGTCCGTAGGCGTTGCGCTGCTGGCGGGTTTGGGATGGCGATGGCTCGACCAGCGGCTGCGTCCCGGCCTGGCGTGGGTGGCGCCCGGCCTGGCCTTGGTGGCGGGAGCCGCTATGGCGGTGGGCAGCGCACAGCAAAGCATGTACTGGCGCAATGACGGGGCGCTCTTCACTCGCGCCGTGGAAGTGGCGCCCCGGAGCTTCAAAGCCCGCTTGAGCCTGGCCACGGTTTACAAGGATCGCGGAAGACTCGCGGAGGCCATTGAGCAGTTCAAGGCCGCCGATGAGGTGCAGCCGGGGTGGCTTTCCGCATTCAATCTGGGAATCTGCTATTACGAATCCGGCGACCTGGACCTGGCCGAGAAACACTTCAGGCGCGCGATTGCGTTCGCGCCCGACGTTTCTGAAACCTACGTCCGGCTGGCCGTGATCCGGCTGGCCCGGGACGACGCGGAGCAAGCCGAAGGGCTGCTGCGAAAGGCGGTCGGGATCAGCCCCAATGCTCCCGGATATCACTTTCTGCTGGGCGTGGCCTACGGAAACCAGGGTAAGAAGGAAGCGGCATTGGAAGCCTTCCAGGAAGAAGTCCGCCGCTTTCCGGAGTCGACCCAGGCACGGGAAGCGATTCGACGGCTGGAAGCGATGCCGGCGCGCACGCGCTAGCAACCGAAGCCGTAGGAAAGAAAATGGGGAGCCGGGCGCGAGGCCTGAGCTCCCCTTGGCTTGTACCCTCCCCCAGGTACTTCGCCAACTTGGCGGCAGGAACCAGGGGACCTGCCGTTGAAGCCTTACTGCAGAGCGGTCGAACCCGCCAGGCAGGTGGCGCCCGAACCGTCAGCCGCGAAGCGGATCACGCCCGACTGATCGGAGCAGAACGCGCGCTGCCCAGTCTGGCCGATGGCCACCGGGGTACCCTGCGAGTTGTAGGTCACAACCGGCGAACCGGTGCAGCTTCCCAGAGCAAAGCCGTAGCCGCTTTTCTGACCAGAAGCCAGCACGTTGTCGACTAGGCCAGCAGCCGTGGAAGTCGGGTTGCCGGTCGGCGGACCGAGGGCACTCAGCGTGCAGGTAAAGCCGACGTTGGGATAGGTGGTCGAGTAGGTGACTTCCGCTGTGTTCAGGGTGCGGATCGAGCCCACCGCCGAAGACTCGTTCGCGGAAATTCGCGAACGCAGCAGGTTCGGGATGGCGATAGCCGCGATGATCAGAATGATCGCCACGACGATCAGCAACTCGATCAGCGAGAATCCTTTCTGTTTGCGCATTTGTTTCCCTCTTTTCTCCAGGTGTTAGCTTTCCTCTTGTTGCTTGCGAAGATTTCTTGCCGAGCCGGTAGGCTCACTGGCCCCCTATAGGGCAAGTCAAGTTCCAGCCCGGAGGATTTCCACAGTGGACTTCAAAAGTTGGATAAGCTAATTATATTCAGTTAGATACATCGGTAGCCCGGAGAATAATTGGCATACAGCCCCGAGACGCGGACGTAGTAACCAGGGCCCGGAATGACAAAATGTGTCATTCGGAAAATCAAAAAGTGTCAATCTCCTGGGACGGACTGGCTAGAAAGGGAGACAAGAAGCTCCTTTAAAGGAGAAAAGCACAAACACAAACAGGAAGCGCGGGCCTAGCAGGCGAGCCGC is from Terriglobales bacterium and encodes:
- a CDS encoding tetratricopeptide repeat protein, producing the protein ANQYYFQGLARMNTGHWQEAEAPLRKAVEIWPREANFHQALGMALRRLGKDDEARRELEIALRLNPASSARQQLNEIERGIPAAR
- a CDS encoding tetratricopeptide repeat protein; translated protein: MTALSYAASLRFEFVFDDHLSIERNPLLNSWRNVPRFFSEHFWSHVEGVPPRFYRPLLLLWFLVNRSVFGLHPAWFHATTVLMHLLAVALVYALAARLLQDRRAALVAAAVFALHPTRVESVAWISGVADPLLAVCFVGAFLCYLNSREAPARRATWRALALLLFAGALAAKEIAVVLPALVFLHACFTEESTRRAKMVAGAKAMFPYLALAIGFVVIRAKALGGWVAASSISTGTAMLTAPRLLAFYLRLLLWPVGLSPYYDLEYVDHVGPAFLVPLAVVGLCGAGIGWWWMRGRDWRVAWAASWGLLALLPALNARFVNENELVHDRYLYLGSVGVALLAGLGWRWLDQRLRPGLAWVAPGLALVAGAAMAVGSAQQSMYWRNDGALFTRAVEVAPRSFKARLSLATVYKDRGRLAEAIEQFKAADEVQPGWLSAFNLGICYYESGDLDLAEKHFRRAIAFAPDVSETYVRLAVIRLARDDAEQAEGLLRKAVGISPNAPGYHFLLGVAYGNQGKKEAALEAFQEEVRRFPESTQAREAIRRLEAMPARTR
- a CDS encoding prepilin-type N-terminal cleavage/methylation domain-containing protein produces the protein MRKQKGFSLIELLIVVAIILIIAAIAIPNLLRSRISANESSAVGSIRTLNTAEVTYSTTYPNVGFTCTLSALGPPTGNPTSTAAGLVDNVLASGQKSGYGFALGSCTGSPVVTYNSQGTPVAIGQTGQRAFCSDQSGVIRFAADGSGATCLAGSTALQ